Genomic DNA from bacterium:
ATTCCCTTCCTCGTCCACGTCGAGCCGCTTAGCCGCCGGCTCGGCGGGCAGGCCCGGCATCCGGATAATGTCGCCCGTCAGCGGCACGAGGAAACCGGCGCCGGCGTTAATGATAATTTGGCGCACGGTAACGAGGAAATCTTCCGGCCTACCCAGCAGCTTCGGATTGTCGGAAAGCGACTTCTGCGTCTTCGCGATGCACACCGGGAGCTCCTCGTAACCCAATTTCCGAATCCGCCGCAAATCCTTTCGGGCCTGGGGTAAATAGTCGACCGCCTGGGCGCCGTAGACCTTGTGCGCCACCTTGAATATTTTATCCTCGAGCGAGTCATCGCGGGCGTACATCGGCTCGAACGGCGTATTGCACTGGATTGAATCGCGGACCGTCGCCGCGAGCTCGAGCGCGCCCTCGCCTCCCCGCGCCCAACCGTCGCACACGGCGAACGGCGTCCCGCGTTCAGCGCAGAACCGTCGCACGACGTCTATTTCCTCCGGCGTATCGCTCGCGTACTTGTTAATCGTAACGACGGGCGACTCTTTAAAATGGCCGATGCTCTCGAGGTGTTTTACGAGGTTCGGCAGACCCCGCTCCACCGCAGCCCGGTCGGGTTCGGCCAACTCGTCTATATCCCGGCCGCCGTGCATCTTGAGGGCGCGCACCGTCGCGACGAGCACCACGGCGCAGGGTTCCAGCCCCGCCGATACGCACTTTATATCGAAGAATTTTTCCGCGCCCAGGTCGAAGCCGAAGCCGGCCTCGGTTATGCACCAATCCGATAACGCGAGCGCCATCTTCGTCGCGACGACGGAGTTGGTCCCCTGGGCGATGTTGGCGAACGGGCCGCCGTGAACGAAGGCCGGCGTCCCCTCGATGGTCTGGACGAGGTTGGGCTTGAGCGCGTCGCGCAGCAAGACCGTCATCGCGCCGGCCGCGCCGAGGTCGCGCGCGTATACCGGCTCGCGCTTGTACGTGAAGCCGACGAGGATGTTGCCGAGGCGACGTTTGAGGTCGCGTAAATCTTCGGCCAAACAAAGTATGGCCATAACCTCGGAAGCGGCGGTGATGTCAAAAAAGGACTCGTGCGGCACGCCGTCGGTGGGCGCGCCCAGGCCGACGACGATGTCGCGGAGTTCGCGGTCGTTGACGTCGAGCACCCTCCCCCACCGGACGCGCCGCGGGTCGAGCATCGGCTCGAGGCGCCGGTAGATATGGTTATCGACCATCGCCGCTAGAAGGTTGTGCGCCGCGCCCACGGCGTGGATGTCGCCGGTGAAGTGCAGGTTAATATCCTGCATCGGCAGGACCTGGCTCCGGCCGCCGCCGGTAGCGCCGCCCTTCATCCCCAGCGCCGGCCCCAGGCTGGGCTCGCGGAGCGCCAGGCAGGCGCGCTCGCCGAGCTTCGTCAGGCCCATCGCGAGGCCTATCGACGTCGTCGTCTTGCCCTCGCCCGCCGGCGTGGGCGTTATGGCCGAGACGAGGACCAGCTTGTCGCTCAGTTTATCCCGCCGCGCCTCGAGGACGTCGAGCTTTACCTTGGCCTTGTAACGGCCGTAGAGTTCTATATCGTCTTCCGTCAAACCCAAATCGGCGGCCACGTCCGCGATAGGCCTCATCGTGGCCGCGCGCGCGATCTCGAGGTCGGTAGGCATATCGACTCCTTGAAAACGAACCGTAACTATAACGAGCGGGCCGAATCCCTTCGGGTCCGATTATAATGTTATCGGCGTTCTTAATCAAGTTCGGGGATGCGGAATCGTCCGTCACGATTTCACGATGCCGCCAAAGGCCAAAACGGGAATATCCTTGACTTTCAAGTGATTATTTAATAAAATTTATATACGGAGATGGTTCTTTTATGACGCAGCTTAAGGCGGCCGCGGAAGGCCGCATAACTAATGAAATGGCGCGGGCCGCGGCGGACGAAAACGTTCCCGCCGAAGCGCTCCGCGCCGACATCGCCGAAGGCGTCACGGTCCTTCCCTTCAATAAAAAATTGGAAGAGCGCGTCCGCGCCGTCGCCATCGGCCGGGGCTTGCGGACCAAGGTCAACGCCAACATAGGCTCGAGCCGGGACCAAGCCGACGTCGCCCTCGAGCTTTGCAAAGCCCGCGTCGCCGAGGAGGCGGGCGCCGACGCGTTGATGGACCTGTCCACCGGCGGCGACCTCCACGCCATCCGCAAAGCTATCATAGCCGAGACGTCGCTGCCGCTCGGGACGGTGCCGGTGTACGAGGTGGCGGCTCGAGCCGAGGACGCGGGCCGCGAGTTCGAAGATACACCCGTCGACGAGTTGTTCGACGTCGTTGAGGAACACGCCCGCGACGGCGTCTCCTTTATGACGCTCCACGCCGGCGTTACGCGCTACGCGGTTGAGCGCCTAAAAAGCCAGGGCCGCGAGCTCGATATCGTATCGCGCGGCGGCGCGCTTATGGCCGGGTGGATGGCGCGACGTACGGCCGAAAATCCGTTCTTCGAATTTTTCGACCGGCTTATCGACCTCGCCCTCGCGTACGACTTCACGTTCTCGCTCGGCGACGGCCTTCGCCCCGGCTGCCTGGCCGACGCGAACGACCGCGCCCAGATAACGGAACTCCTCACGCTGGCCGAACTGGCGAAGCGCTCGCGGCAGCGCGGCGCGCAGGTTATGCTTGAAGGCCCGGGCCACGTACCGCTCAACGCCGTGGCCGAGCACGTCCGACTGCAAAAGGCCGTCAGCGGCGGCGCGCCCTTCTACACCCTCGGGCCCCTCGTTACGGACGTGGCGCCGGGTTACGACCACATAACGGCGGCCATCGGCGGCGCGGTAGCGGCGGCCGCGGGCGTGGACTTCCTTTGTTACGTTACGCCCGCCGAACACCTCAGCCTGCCCGGGCCGGAAGACGTGCGGCTGGGCGTAATCGCCTCGCGCATCGCGGCACACGCCGGCGACATCGCGAAGGGCGTGACCGGCGCCGCCGAATGGGACCTCGAGATGTCGCGGGCGCGGAGAAGCTTCGATTGGCAGCGGCAAGCGGACCTCGCCGTCGACCCGGCCGAGGCGGCCCGCCGGCGTCGCGAAAACGCCCCCCAGGTCGAAACCGATACGTGCACGATGTGTTCCAATATGTGCGCGATTAAACTCTCGGAAAAGGCTTTGGCGGACTAGCGGCCCCGCGAATCGACCGAAAGAAACCGGCCTCGGGGCCGGTTTTTTATTCGCCTGCCAGCGCGTACGCCGCCAAAACGGCCATAAACGGCAACATTGGATAATGGTATCGGTCTAAGCCGTGGAAGACGAGGTAGAAAACGGTGAGGTAAACCGGCGTCACGAGGGCCGCGGCGAGCGGTAATTTGCCCCCGACGCCGCCTAAAATTCGCCGCCGGCTTTTAACCAAACCGACGATAAAACCCAGCCAAAGCAACGCATATAGGCCCTGCGCTAACCGCGCCGGAAAACGGCGCGCGGACGCGGTTCCGTCTACGCCGTAAACGGCGGCGCCGTACTGGAAGGCCGAGATGTCGCTGGCGTAGAGGTTGGCGAATTTCGGGACGATAAGCTTGAGAAAAGCCCCCGGCCTGCGGCGGGCGAACTCCCACGCCAACTCGCGGCCCAACCGGTCCCGCCGTATCTCGTCCGACACCAGCCAAAGCGGATTCACCGACGAGAGGGGAAACGTATAACAACCGTCCGCCCCCGGGTTGTTCCCCATCCACAGGATAACGCCGCCGTTCGTCGAGACCGGCACGAAGGCGCCGAAGACGCGCCAATTACGGTACGTCCACGGCGCGACCACCGCGGCCGTTACCGCCGCGGCCGCCAAAGCCCGCGTTAGCGCCCGTCTCCAACCGCGCCCCCTCAGAAGGTCGATTACTAAAAAGGCGGCGGGCATCGGTATAAGCACCGGCGCCGCGAGTGCGCCGGCCCCCGTCAATAACCCCGCACCGGCGGCGGCTACGGTCCTACCGTATTTTATTATAACGTACGACGCGGCGACGGCCAGGAAGCCGAAGAGCACCCCGGGAAAAAGCCGCGCCGCGTACGCGAGCTGGCTGGGTAGGACCCCCACTATCAATCCGGCCGCGCGCGCCGATTTTTCATCAAAAAATAACGACGCGAGCCGCCACGTCAATAAAGCGGTCGCCGCGCCCAAAACCGCCTGGAAAATTATCACCGGGAGATAATGGAACCCGAAGACGACGTAGCAGGCCGCGACCAAAGCGGAGTAACCCACCGGCCAATAGGCGGTGGCGACGCCGTCCTCGATGTACCCTCCGCCGGTCGCCAAACTCCGGGCCAGGACGTCGTAGTGGATCTCGTCCGAAACGGGCGGGGGCGGCGCGACCGCGGCGTAACCGAGTCGGAGCGCCAGCGCAACGCCCGCTATAATGAGCGCCCAACGTCTCCAGTCGCCCCGGCTTAAAAGCGACGTAAAGCCGCGGAACCACGGCAGGCGGAAGACGCCGAAGCCGCGGAGGAATAAAAACGCCGCGGCCACACCCGCGCCCCACCGGACCTGGCCTTCGATTATGGAAACCTCCCCCGGGGTTTCTACGTACGGCGTTAACGCCCCCAGCAGCGCCGAGATGTTTATACACCCCGCCGCTACTACGGCCAACGCCGCGGCACCGATGCCGTTGCACGACAAGGCGCGCCAATCGAACTCTTCTGCGTATCGTTCGTTCGGCAGGGCCACCGGTAAACTACCTTTGCTCACCGAGAAGAATCCCCAAAAGCCGGCCGCGGTTCGGCCGTACGCAACGCGACGGACCGACGCGACGCGTACCGAGCCGTTACGGGTCTTCTCTCAGGTTAACGGCCGCGCCCGCCAACACCGCGAGAAACGGTACTATCGTCAGGTGGTATCGGTCCTGGCCGAAAAATACCAGATACACCGCGGTTAAGTAAGCCGGCCAAAGTAACAACGCCGCCAAAGACGACCGGGCCGGTGACCGGATAATAAACAGCCGTCGCCTATGACGATATAACCCCAGTACGAATAAAACGCAGCATAGCGCATAATAGGTCTGCGCGACGCGGCCTCGGAGCCCCACCGCCGTCTCGCGCGGCTCTTCTCCCCTGCGCAAACCTTCCAATTGAAAAGCCGAGACGTCGGCTCCGTAAATGTAAACGAATTTCGGCACCGTAAGCAGTAAGAATTGACGCACGTTATGGCGGATATAAAACCGACTCAGCCTGTAACCTTCGCGGTCGCGCTCGAGCTCGCCGTCGAATAGCAAGAGCGGGTTCTTCCGGTCGATCGGGAAAAAGTACGTACCGGTGGCGCGCGGGTTATTACCCATCCAAAGCGTAACGCCGCCGTTGGTATCGCCGGGTATGAACTCGCCGAATACTCGGTAATTGCGCCATACCCACGGCGCCACGACGACCCCGGCTACCGCCGCGGCCAGCGCTCCCCGCGCGGCGGCTCGAAGCACGGCCCGCCGCGTCAATACGTCGTGTAAAAAAAATAAAACCGGCAACGGAAGCGCGATAGGCATAAGTAACGCCGCGCCGCCGGCCAGTAACCCCGCTACTGCCGCCGCGATATACCCCTTGTACTTCGTTATTACGTAAACCGACGCGAGGAAAATGAAACCGAAAATCACGTACGGGAAGAGCCGGGAAGCGTACGCGATTTGGCTCGGCCACAACGCCAGCAACAACGCCGCCGCGCGCCCCCATAACTCCAAGCCCAACGCGCGCGCAAGTAAATACACGCCCGCGGCTGTCGCCGCCCCTATCGCAGCTTGAAGTATTATTACGGGGAGGTAATGGTAACCGAAGATAATATAGGACGTCGCGAGGACTACCGGGTAACCGACGGGCCAATAGGCCGTCGGTACGCCCGCCGACGCATAACCGTTCCCGGCAGCCAAACTCCTCGCGAGCCCGTCGTAGTATTGTTCGTCCGATACGGGAGGCGGTTCCGCCAGCGCCGCCGCGTACGCGAGGCGGAGCGCGAACGCGACGCCCAGCACCACCAACCCCCACGTCACGGCGTTCCCGCGGTCAAAGAGCAGTAATAAATTCCGTACGGCCTTAGTCTTGAATAGGCCGGCAGCGCGTAAAATGAGAAACGACGCCGCCACGCCCGCGCCCCACCTGAGCTGGCCGGCGACGACGAAGGCCGCGCCCGTAGGCTCCCCCCGGGGGGTAAAAGCCGCCAACGCCCCCGGAATATCCAAAAACCCGGCCGCTATTAGCGCTAATGCTCCGGCGCCGACGACGTTCCATATGACGCTGCGCCCGTCCGCTCCTCGCAACGCCTCCTCCTGCGCGATAAGAGCCGCGGTTAAATATTTTTAGAACGCACGGAAACGCCGGCACCCAAGCCGGAAACGTTAGAACATGCTGCCGATGTTGAAGTGTATCTGGCCCGAATGCGCCTCCAGGCCGTAACCGTAGTCGATACCTAAAAGGCCCATCATCGGGATATTGACCCGGATGCCGCCCCCCACGCCCGACTGCAGGTCTTGTAAATTTATATCCCGTAACTCCCGCCAACAATAACCGGAATCCCAAAACGCTATCAAATGAAAGAACTCCTTCGATATCGGGATGCGGTATTCGAAGTTCGTATAGAACATCGTCTTGCCGCCCTCGGGATTACCGTAGATGTCCCGCGGCCCGACCTCCCACTCGTCGTAACCCCGTACCGTATTGGCGCCGCCTAAATAAAATCTCTCGTACAGGGGGACCGTTTTCGTTGCGCCGTAGCGGTCGATATAACCTCCCCGCGCCCGGACCGCGAGCACCGTCTCCCAAACGTGTTTGAAATACCAGCTCGAGGCCATCGTAAGTCGCCAGAATTCAACGTCGCCGCCGAATACGGAACCGGCCGTCTCCAACGAAACCTCGTTGTCCGAGCCCGCCTGGGGAAAGAATACGCTGTCGCGGCTATCGCGCTCCACGCCCCACGAGACGGAGGACGTATTCTTACGCCCCAAATCGCTCGCGACCCAAACGGGTATCCTCTGCGGGTCGTAGAAATTAGAGACGACCTCCACGGATTCGAACTTATACGTCGTCCGGCCGCGGACGTACTCCGACAGCGGCCTGCCGAACGTAACGTTCCAACCGAAACGCTTTTCGTCGTAATAAGGCCTTATACGCGACAGGTCGTAGAGGTCAAAAGAACCCAGGATCTTGGTATCGAACAAGTACGGCTCGGTAAACCCTATCGAATACTGCGTACGGCGCCGGCCGAATTCCGTTGACAACCGCAACTCCTGCCCCGCACCCTTGCACTTCCAAATCCGGGGAAGTTTCGACGCGTCGAAGTTCGCCCAAGACAGACTAAACGTTCCGACGAGGCCGTCGAGGGTGCTGTATCCGGCGCCGAAGTTAACCTTGGCGGTATTGGCCTTCTCTACGATGTCTAACTCGAGGTCGACCAGGCCGGCCTCGCGGTCGGCGACGCGGATATCCGGCCGGATCTCGTCGAAATAACCCAGGTTGTGAAGCCGCTGTACGGTGCGGATAAGTTTATTTTCTTTATATATCTCGCCGGGATGGAGCCGCAATTCGCGCCTTATAACTTTATCCCGCGTCGAAACGTTCCCGGAAATGCCGACCAGGCGCACGTAGGCCGGGCGGTCTTCGTCAATGCGGATGGCGGCGTCCACGTTGCCCGCGTCGTCGTCGATCTCCTCCGCGGCTTCGATGGTAGCGAACAAGTAACCGTTATTCTTGTAGAGAGACCTAACGTTGTCGGTACCGTCGTTGAGTTTCTTGGCCGAGAAAGGTTTGCCCGGGCGCCAATCGACGCGTTCCCGTAACTCCTCGTCGTCGAACTTCTCGTTGCCCACGAAACGCAGCTCACCCGTTCGATACAACTTGCCCTCCTCGACCGTAATTATGATGTGTATCGCCGAGCGCTTCCTCCGATATTCGACTTCGTGGTCGACGACTTCGGCCCGAACGTAGCCGCGGTTCGCGTACGCCTCTTCGATGCGGCGAAAATCTTCCTCCAACACCTTCTCGTCCAAAACCTTGGTATTGTAAAAGCGGTCGACCTTCGTCTTCATCACTTTATTTAAAATGTACCAATCCGAAAGTTCCTTATTGCCCTCAACGACGACCCCCCGAATCACCGCTTTCGGGCCCTCGGTTATGGAGTACGTTACCTTAACGCCGCCCCGCTCCTCTTCCAAACGGTACGACACGTCTGCGAACCGGTACCCCTGTTCAAAGTAGAGCTTCTTTATCGCCTCGACGTCGGCGTTCAACCGCGACAGCGAAAGCCGCTCCCCTACCTCGACTTTTGCGACTTCCTGAATCGCTTTCCTTTTTACTCTCTTGCGCCCTTCGAAGTTTACCTCCGTCACGCGCGGCCTTTCTTTTATATCGAAGAATACGTCGATATGGCCCGGCGAAGTCTCTTCGTAATAAGCATCCACCCGGTCGAAATAGCCGAGGCGATATATCCTTTTAATGTCGTCGCGAATTATGGTCTTCAGCTCGGCTTCGGTAACGAGTAACCCGGGACCGACTCTTATGGCCGAATTAACGGCTGCGTCGTCTATGCTCACCAATCCCTCGAATTTAACTTCGTCTACTACGATCTCGCCGGCCCGCTGGGCGTAGGCCGACGTAGCCACGCCCAGAGCAGCCAAGGCGCACGTTATTAACGTTAATGATGTGGAGAAACGGTATTTTAACAAAGTCACGATATAAAAAAGCGGAGGAAAATCCTCCGTTCCAGCGCGAAATGCTATCACAACCGCCGTTGCAAGTCAAGGAGGAAGGAATTAAGTACGCTCAGTAACGCTGCCGGCTCGCGGCAAGGGCTATAATCGCTATCAACGCGAATAAGGCCAATACGACGATAAGCACGACCATTCCGGTATCGACTTTCTTCTCGGGCCCGGCCACCGGCTCCTCCGGCGGCTTTTCTTCCGGTTTGCCGTACTCTTTCAAAGCAGCGACGATGGCCCCTTCGGTCTTATGCTCGTTACAGATATTTCGGAATTGCGCTCTGGTTAAAGGCTTCGCGGCCGGCACGACGACCTCGACTACCACCGGCACGTAAACCGTATACTTCGCCGGTTTGAAGTGCAGGTCCGCGGTCCGCGTCGTCCCGGTCAAGGAGAACGACGGCTTCCGCTCGTATTTAACCTCGACGTCTACGGCGCGCACGCCGAGAACGCATCGATAAACGGTCCCCTCGCCGGGGTCGGCGGGGTCCGCCGGCCCGAGCGGCCAGGCATCGCGCACGTCCGTCGCCATATCCGGGTCCGCGCGCCAGTCCGCAAGCCACTCGTACGCCTGCGTCGCCGCCGCCGTACGGTCGGGAACCTCCCCATACCTCAACGAAGGGGTTATACCAACGTCGGCGCACGAGAGCAAGTACAAACCGAAAAACAACCGGCTGATATCGGCCGCTTCCGCGGCGACCGACGCCGCAGCCGCGGCGCCCCGTTCGCGCCGCCCCCGCACGCCTTCCAAACCGTCGGGCGTTAGCGCGGCCACGAGGATATCCCCCAACCGGGCGTACGCCCGGGCCAGCCGTACGTAATACTCCGGTAAAGGTTCCAACCGTAAATCCGGCGGGACGTCGACCGCCAACCCCTCGCCCCCGGCGGCCGGAGGCGGCGCCGCCGGCGCACGGCCCCGTACCTGCTCAAAAGAGGTAACGAACGTTTCGCCGAGGCGTTTTTTATAACCATCGTCCCAAGTCATCTTCGCCGCTTCCGGCGTAGCTTCGGGAGCCGCCAAAGCCGCCCAGGCGTACGTCACGTACGCCAACCACGGCGCGTCGCGCGCCGGCGCGGAAGCGGCTCCTTCCCCGCCGGCTAATGCCGCCGCGTACCCTCCTCCCCACGCCCCCTCGGGCGCGCCGCCGCGAGCTACCCAACGGCGTATCAATTCCACGTCCGGCTGGCCCAGCGCCGGTAGGAAGACGAAAAATTCGCCTTTATCTTTGGCGTCCAGCTGCAGCTTCCGAACCGTGCCGAGTTCACTGAGGACCGTGACCGCGTCCTTCCCGGCGAACAGAGCGTAATAATCGGCAACCGACGCGCTATCCGGCGGCGCCCCGGCGAGCGCGTCGTAAAATCCGGCAAGCGCCCGGTATTGGCGGGCCAACTCGGCGTCGCTCTCGACGGCCCACGCCAACGCCAAGGCCGCTTTAAACTCCCGCTCGTCCGCGCGTTCGAAACCGCGCCTTAACCACAGACCGGTAAGGTATATCCGCTTCAAATCCTCGCCCCACCCGTAACGGACCGTTGGGACCCGCGCCAAAACGTTCTCCTTCAAAAACCTTTCCTTGTCCTGGGCGGCCTTGCCGGCCGCCTCGCTCGCCAGGCCGAGCTCCGGCGGAACTTTACCGTCGACCCTGGACAGCCCTACGGCGGTTCCCACGAAAGCCTGGGCATCGGCGAAAGCTATGCGGGGGGCCGGACGGTCTTCGGCTTCGTACGCCGCCTTCAACTTCAGCGCGAGCGCGGTCAGAAACCCCGCCTTGCCGGAAACCAACGCGCCGGCCTCCTTTTCCAATTGAAGCTCGACCGCCGCCAGAGCGCCTTCTTCGAAAACGACGCCGCCCCACCGGATAAGCTCGAGCGAAGGTAAAGAAGGTCCGGGCGCCGCGGCGAACGACGGGTAAATCGCCGTCGAGATAGTTACGCCGGGTTCCACCTTCACCACGGACCTCGCCGGCGCCGAAACCGCAAACGTCGCGTTCCGGTCGTTCAGGTTAACGGCGAACTCACCTCCGTCGACTTCGACCGTTAGCCGCCGCGTCGTCGTAAGCGAAGCGCCGCGGGCCCCGAAAGCCGCGGTCGCCGCTAAAGCGGACATCACGGACGCGGAAATAACCCTCGTACAAACCGAAGTAAAATTCGACGCCATACCTGTCCCTCTACGAATTAGCTCGCGATGAGCAAGAGTTTATAAACCATCAGGGCAACGTCAGCACCGGTTCGCTATAGGTTAAACCCGCTAACCCCGGCACCGGCCGCTCCTCGCGCCCTACTTTTACCAAACCGTACGCGTCGAGTGCCGCCAACACCAAATCGATATCGGCCACGTTACCCAAATCCAGAGCCTCGATTACGGACGCCGTCAGCGCGCTTCCTCCCCGCTTGATGAGGAAATCGAAGACCGACGCCGACGCCGCGGGTAGTAAGCGTCTAAACAAAGCGGCGGCTTCCGCCGCAACCCGGTTAAGTTTGCTCACGTCGTCGCGGGCGCGCCAAATCGACGCGTACAACCGGCGGGCATCGCCTCCCGCCGCAGCGGCCAGCGGACACTCCAGCGACGGCCAAACACCGTCGTTTAAAAGCTCGAGCTCGGCGAGTTTGACCGTTGCGCGCGCGAGCGCTTCGGCGGCGTCGTACGAACCGGCGGCGGCCAAAGCGACGTCCGAGCTCCGTAAAGCGGCCGCGACCTCCGCCGCCGCGGCCAACCTCGCCCGCGGCAAACCGTGATTGAGCACGGGCTCCAGCGCGCGAAGGGCGTCGGCGAGTCGGCCCCGGCGGTCGCGCGCGACGAAGGCTTCCCTCAGCGCGAGCTTGAACGGCGTTACCGGGCCGGTCGTCAACTCGTCAAGGAATACCCGCCGAGAAGTAACCCTTACGCGAAGCCACGTTCTTCCGCAGACCGCGCGCAGCCCCCGGCGGCCTACCGCGTCGCCGGACGCCGTTACCACGACCACGTCCGCTCCCGGCGCGTAATATCGAAAACCCCGAGCTCTACCCAATAGCAATATACCCTCGAGGCGTTCGTCCCCGGCCCACGGCCCCAAGGCTTCGACTATGCCTTTTTTATACTCCTCCGGAATGCCGGGCGGTAAAGTAAGCGCAGAGGTAGTCATATAAGCGCGGTCGGATTATCGGTACTAACCGCCGGATGGCGGTATAAAAAAGATGATGTCCGCCACGTACCAGACGGCCGCGGGTTCGCCGTCACGCGTCGCCGGCTTATAACGAATCGTGTACGCGGCCTTTCGCGCCGCCTCCTCGAGAGCGAGCCACCCGGGCGAGTCCGCTACTACCGCGTCGCGCACGTCGCCGTACTCGTCGATGCGGAGGACGACTTTAACCGTCCCTTGAGCACCGGCCTCGCCGGCTATTTCGGGGTACATCGCTTCCGGTTCGGAGAGCGGAACGGGCGGTATATCGAATTGTTTGTTAATTTCAACCAGCCGGCGGTCGAAATCGCCGAGCTCAATCGCCTCCGCCAACGGCGCCGGCAGCTCGCCAGCCCACGGCGCAACCACCGCGCCGAGCCATATCGCGATAAGGCTCAGCGGAAACCGCACCTCTCAATCCGCCTTACGCAACTCGCCCAATTTGAGCTCGACGAACTTTTCGTCGGCCTCCCATTTCCGGCTGGCCGGGAAGTTTACGACGCGCGGGACAAAAACTACTTCGGCCGCCGAGGCCGCATCGTCGAAGGCCCAACTCCACTCCCAACTCTTGGCGTTGCCGCGAAGCGGGAAGTGGAACTCTTCGCCGTCCCGGAACAACTCTTTTCCCCCAGCGTCCCAAACTAAAACGTCGAACGTAAAAGATGTAATAGGGTCGTCAGTCGCGTTTTCGAATACGGCGAAGACCCATAATTTCGCCGTCCCTTCGGGGTTTATATTAACGTAGTCAGCCGGTTTGTACTTCGCACCCGCGGGGCCGTAAACGGCAACGAGCTCGGTCACTTTTACGGGACAGGCTAACTGGGCGACGACGCACCCTTCGAGGTCGGTCGCGAAACCCGACGCCGCGAGCGCCGAAAAGCCCGCGAAAACGAGCGCCCAAAGATAAACCGTTAAACGCATGAGGCTCGCCCCCTTCGCCGTATTATAAATAGCCGGCCGAATTTTGTCAAAATAAAAGAACGGCCGGAGCCGGTCGACGCCGCCGCACCCCCGCGAACGCCAAAAAAAAACCGGGGGGTTATCCCCGGCCTAAGCGTCGAATCCCCGCTTTATAACCTGAACTGCATAACGATACTATACCAAACCCCTACCGGTACGCCCTGTTGCTTCGCGGGTTTAAACTTGCATTTCATGGCCGCCTTTTTCCCCGCTTCTTCCAGCGCCG
This window encodes:
- a CDS encoding formate--tetrahydrofolate ligase, translated to MPTDLEIARAATMRPIADVAADLGLTEDDIELYGRYKAKVKLDVLEARRDKLSDKLVLVSAITPTPAGEGKTTTSIGLAMGLTKLGERACLALREPSLGPALGMKGGATGGGRSQVLPMQDINLHFTGDIHAVGAAHNLLAAMVDNHIYRRLEPMLDPRRVRWGRVLDVNDRELRDIVVGLGAPTDGVPHESFFDITAASEVMAILCLAEDLRDLKRRLGNILVGFTYKREPVYARDLGAAGAMTVLLRDALKPNLVQTIEGTPAFVHGGPFANIAQGTNSVVATKMALALSDWCITEAGFGFDLGAEKFFDIKCVSAGLEPCAVVLVATVRALKMHGGRDIDELAEPDRAAVERGLPNLVKHLESIGHFKESPVVTINKYASDTPEEIDVVRRFCAERGTPFAVCDGWARGGEGALELAATVRDSIQCNTPFEPMYARDDSLEDKIFKVAHKVYGAQAVDYLPQARKDLRRIRKLGYEELPVCIAKTQKSLSDNPKLLGRPEDFLVTVRQIIINAGAGFLVPLTGDIIRMPGLPAEPAAKRLDVDEEGNIVGLE
- the thiC gene encoding phosphomethylpyrimidine synthase ThiC, whose product is MTQLKAAAEGRITNEMARAAADENVPAEALRADIAEGVTVLPFNKKLEERVRAVAIGRGLRTKVNANIGSSRDQADVALELCKARVAEEAGADALMDLSTGGDLHAIRKAIIAETSLPLGTVPVYEVAARAEDAGREFEDTPVDELFDVVEEHARDGVSFMTLHAGVTRYAVERLKSQGRELDIVSRGGALMAGWMARRTAENPFFEFFDRLIDLALAYDFTFSLGDGLRPGCLADANDRAQITELLTLAELAKRSRQRGAQVMLEGPGHVPLNAVAEHVRLQKAVSGGAPFYTLGPLVTDVAPGYDHITAAIGGAVAAAAGVDFLCYVTPAEHLSLPGPEDVRLGVIASRIAAHAGDIAKGVTGAAEWDLEMSRARRSFDWQRQADLAVDPAEAARRRRENAPQVETDTCTMCSNMCAIKLSEKALAD
- a CDS encoding glycosyltransferase family 39 protein, with amino-acid sequence MSKGSLPVALPNERYAEEFDWRALSCNGIGAAALAVVAAGCINISALLGALTPYVETPGEVSIIEGQVRWGAGVAAAFLFLRGFGVFRLPWFRGFTSLLSRGDWRRWALIIAGVALALRLGYAAVAPPPPVSDEIHYDVLARSLATGGGYIEDGVATAYWPVGYSALVAACYVVFGFHYLPVIIFQAVLGAATALLTWRLASLFFDEKSARAAGLIVGVLPSQLAYAARLFPGVLFGFLAVAASYVIIKYGRTVAAAGAGLLTGAGALAAPVLIPMPAAFLVIDLLRGRGWRRALTRALAAAAVTAAVVAPWTYRNWRVFGAFVPVSTNGGVILWMGNNPGADGCYTFPLSSVNPLWLVSDEIRRDRLGRELAWEFARRRPGAFLKLIVPKFANLYASDISAFQYGAAVYGVDGTASARRFPARLAQGLYALLWLGFIVGLVKSRRRILGGVGGKLPLAAALVTPVYLTVFYLVFHGLDRYHYPMLPFMAVLAAYALAGE
- the bamA gene encoding outer membrane protein assembly factor BamA, translated to MATSAYAQRAGEIVVDEVKFEGLVSIDDAAVNSAIRVGPGLLVTEAELKTIIRDDIKRIYRLGYFDRVDAYYEETSPGHIDVFFDIKERPRVTEVNFEGRKRVKRKAIQEVAKVEVGERLSLSRLNADVEAIKKLYFEQGYRFADVSYRLEEERGGVKVTYSITEGPKAVIRGVVVEGNKELSDWYILNKVMKTKVDRFYNTKVLDEKVLEEDFRRIEEAYANRGYVRAEVVDHEVEYRRKRSAIHIIITVEEGKLYRTGELRFVGNEKFDDEELRERVDWRPGKPFSAKKLNDGTDNVRSLYKNNGYLFATIEAAEEIDDDAGNVDAAIRIDEDRPAYVRLVGISGNVSTRDKVIRRELRLHPGEIYKENKLIRTVQRLHNLGYFDEIRPDIRVADREAGLVDLELDIVEKANTAKVNFGAGYSTLDGLVGTFSLSWANFDASKLPRIWKCKGAGQELRLSTEFGRRRTQYSIGFTEPYLFDTKILGSFDLYDLSRIRPYYDEKRFGWNVTFGRPLSEYVRGRTTYKFESVEVVSNFYDPQRIPVWVASDLGRKNTSSVSWGVERDSRDSVFFPQAGSDNEVSLETAGSVFGGDVEFWRLTMASSWYFKHVWETVLAVRARGGYIDRYGATKTVPLYERFYLGGANTVRGYDEWEVGPRDIYGNPEGGKTMFYTNFEYRIPISKEFFHLIAFWDSGYCWRELRDINLQDLQSGVGGGIRVNIPMMGLLGIDYGYGLEAHSGQIHFNIGSMF
- a CDS encoding energy transducer TonB, with the translated sequence MRFPLSLIAIWLGAVVAPWAGELPAPLAEAIELGDFDRRLVEINKQFDIPPVPLSEPEAMYPEIAGEAGAQGTVKVVLRIDEYGDVRDAVVADSPGWLALEEAARKAAYTIRYKPATRDGEPAAVWYVADIIFFIPPSGG